ATATAAAGATTCCATTGGAAACTGAAGTCGACCAGCTCATCTCTGAAAAAATTGAAACGGGCAAAAATATTCACGAAGCAAAAATCTCTCAGCTACTCATGGAGATCTCAGAGCTCGATAAAAGGATTTCACCTCTCATCAAACGCCAGCAGGAAGTGTATAATCCTTGGTGGGGAGACGTCATGAGGGTTGGCATTGAGGAGAGTTTTTTCGCCTATCAGATGGAAAGATATGCCTGTATTTACATGGCGAAGATTCAGGATCTCTTGGATGTATGCCCCAGAACATATTTTAGATCTTCCAAACGCTTGATGCCCCATGAGGTTGCGACTTAAAAAAGTCGCTCGCCCCATATTTTATTCTGTTTGCCAATGCCTGGAATTTTCTCGTTGGTGATTCGGCGCTTTTCTGCTATCGTGGCCAAGTTCGCGAAGCGACCACTTCAGGTAAATGAAGGGTCGACTGAGAGACAGTGCGTTAGCAGATTGGCTTATGTTAATTTTAGCTTGATCAGAAGGGGACGGGACTTGATCCATGGGACGAGTACCTCAGGACCGAAAAGATTTTTTTTCATCTGACGCAAATTTTTTATTGATTGGCTCCGGTCGACTCGCGCGCCATTTGGCCTATTTCTTTAAACACCTCGATATTCCTTTGAGTTTCTGGTCACGTAACAATGATCCAGATTTTAATACCTTAGAACCCAGCGACGGAACACCACAGCAACGCCTCCGTAAGCTTGCGAAGGCGGCTTCACACATTTGGATTCTTACCAAAGATGGGTCTATTTCTGAAATGAGTGAGCTTTGTGCGGATTCGCGCGGAATTCTTTTTCACTGTTCAGGAAGTCTCAATTTAAATGGAGTACATGGAGCGCATCCGCTGATGTCCTTTGGATGGAATTTGTATCCACATACAACATACTTGAAAATCCCTGTTGTTTTAGATTCAAAAACACCAAACCTCACTGAAATCTGGCCAGGATTGACCAATCCACAGATTCGCTTAAAGCAGGATCAAAAGCCTCTCTATCACGCTCTCTGCGTAGCCAGCGGGAACTTCAGCACTCTGCTTTGGCAAATGGCTAAAGAGGATTTTTCCAGATTGGGAATATCTTGGTCCCATCTTCAACCCTATTTAAATCAAATTTTTTTAAATCTCTCTCATTCTCCCGACGAGGCTCTCACTGGTCCACTCGCTCGCTCTGACACCTTGACTGTTGAGAAAAATATACAAGCCCTCAACGGGCATGACTTAGGAGATATCTATTCTCTTTTCTGGAAGATTTATCAAAAAAGGAGAACGAAATGTCCCTACCCAATTTTATGAAAATGAAGCGATCAGGAAGAAAAATTTCTATGATCACTTGCTATGATTTTTGGTCAGCAAAGCTTTTGAACCAGTCAAATGTCGATTGCATTTTGGTTGGAGATAGCGCCGCCATGGTCATGCATGGACACAATACGACTCTTCCAGCTTCTCTTGAAATGATGGCCTTGCATTGCGCTGCCGTTTCCAAGGGAGCTCCTGATAAATTTATTGTAGGTGATTTGCCTTTCTCTCGTTCAGAAAATCTCTTACCAGCAATATGAAAGCTGTTGAGTGCTTGATGAAGTCCGGCGTTCAAGCCGTGAAACTCGAGGGTGCAAGCGGAAATCTGAAACTCATTAAGCATCTGGTTGAATCGGGAGTTCCCGTAATGGGGCACCTCGGACTGACCCCCAGTCAATCCATCAACTGGGGGGATTTAGAGTTCAAGGCAAAGATATTGACTCTGCCCGTCTCCTCGAACGACAAGCTACAGAATTACAGGAACACGGCTGCTTTTCCTTGGTTTTGGAATGTGTTCCGAGCACATTGAGCGAAACTATCACAAAAAATCTTCTTATCCCCACAATCGGAATTGGGGCGGGACCAAATACCGACGGACAGGTTCTTGTCCTACAGGACATGCTAGGCCTCAACCAAGGTTTTAAGCCAAAATTTCTTCGTCAATTTCTCAACGGAAGTGATCTCATTATTTCTGCGGTCAACCAATACGACCAAATGGTTAAAGAACGAAGTTTTCCAGATCTCAGCGAAAGCTACGAATAATGGATATTTACTTTAAGGTTCAACACTGGCGCGATCAAAGAAATGGCGATCGCATTGAGGGACTCTCATTGGGTATGGTTCCAACAATGGGAGCGCTTCATCGAGGGCATATTTCTCTCATCGAGAGATCATTGAAGAAAAATGATCGAACACTTGTCAGTATTTTTGTCAATCCAACTCAATTTGATAATCCTGACGATTTCGCAAAATATCCAATACAATTGGAATCAGATATTGAAACTCTAAGAAACGCGGGAGTTCATTACTTGATACTCCCCGACTATGGGGAGCTATACCCAGACAATTTTCGCTACCAAGTTATAGAAAATGAGGAAAGTCAGCTGCTCTGCGGAGCTCATCGTCCTGGTCATTTCAATGGCGTGTTGACCGTCGTCATGAAACTCCTTCATCTCGCTGATGCCGATCGGGCCTATTTTGGAGAAAAGGACTATCAACAACTTCAATTGATAAAGGACATGGTCAAGGCATTTTTTATGAACGTAGAGGTGATCGGATGTCCCACTCTCAGAGAAGAGAGCGGATTGGCTATGAGCTCCAGAAACCAGCGATTAAGTGCAACTCAACTCAAAATTGCTTCCCAATTCAGTCAGATTTTAAGATCAGCAGCCAATCCGGAGCAGGCGACGGACGCACTCTTACAGGTAGGATTCGGTGTCGATTACGTCGAAGAGAGGTGGGGACGTCGATTAGGTGCCGTTCATCTCGGCAAAGTTAGGTTAATAGACAATGTTGAACTCAAATAGGAGCCAACAGAATATTTTGTTTCAAATCACTGGGTCCGTGGCGGCCTTTAAGGCTTGTTCGGTCATTTCCGCTCTTGTTCAGAAAAAATATCAAGTTCGAGTTGTGACAACAGCCTCAGCCCTCAAATTTGTTGGGCCGGCAAGCCTTGAGGGCTTAACGGGCAGACCTGTTGTACACGATACTTTCGATCGTGGCCAAATGATGAATCATATCAGTCTAGCCCGGTGGGCAGATGCTTTTGTGCTTTGTCCTGCGACGGCTAATTCTATCAATCGGTTGGCCCACGGATTGGGAGATGATTTAATTGGTTCAATTTTTTTAGCCCAAGATTTTCGCAAGCCCTATCTCGTTTTTCCGGCTATGAATTCGCGTATGCTTGAACACCCTGTCACCAGGGAATCTATATCAAAATTAATGGCAATGGGCGTGAGAATTTTTCCAACTGAGAAAGGAATCCTTGCTTGCGGAGAATTTGGGTCTGGAAAGCTAATGAACCCGGAATTGATAGTTGAGGAAATTTCTCGTATCACAGTCAACAACATCTCCAATTTGGGATCCAGAAAATTGAAGATTCTTGTTACTGCTGGGGGTACCTCTGAACCCATTGACAGCGTTAGATTCATTGGCAATCGCAGTACAGGACAGACTGGTTGCCAGATTGCAGAGTCTCTTGCGAATGCGGGACACAGGATTGTTCTTTTGAGATCCAGGACGGGAGCAAGTGCAAAGTCAAATGGCGATCTCCTTTCACATGATTTTGAGAGCTGTGCGGATCTCAGAAGACTCCTCATTGATTATTTAAGTCACGATTCCTTCGATGCCATTATTCACTCGGCTGCCGTCAGTGACTTTGCTGTCGACACGATTGTGGATCAGACAGGTCGTTCTTGCCATCAAAACGAAAAAATTTCCTCAGATGTTAATATCTCCATTAATCTCAAGCAGAATCCAAAGCTTATTCGAGAGATTCGACATTGGTCAGCCAACAAAAATATATTGATAATTGGCTTTAAACTCACTTCTACTCCTAACATCGAAGATCGGTTAAATTCCCTAAAGAAGCTTCAGCAAGAAGCCTCTCCCGATTTTGTTGTGTTGAACGACCTTTCAGATATCTCTGAGCAATCACACATATTTTCGATTTATGAAGGCGAAAAAATCTGCAAGAGAGGAAACTCAAAGGCAGAGCTGGAACTGGCTATTTCACAGCTCCTATCACAAACTGAGGTATATGGCATATGATCATGTGTTTAGACGTTGGCAATAGCCAAATGTTTGGCGGTGTCTTTAAGGACCAAAAATTGCTTTTCCAATTTCGTCGAAATTCGAGAGGTGGTGCTTCTTCGGATGAATATGGCCTCTTCCTGAGGAGTGTTTTGCGAGAAAACGGTATTGATCCGAATTCCATTGAGAGGATCGCGATATGCACAGTTGTTCCAGAAGTTCTTCATTCCTTAAAGAATTGCTGTTTGAAATATTTTAATCGTTCTCCATTCGTCCTTCAGGCTGGAGTTAAGACTGGTCTCAAAATCAATTATCGAAACCCGAGCGAGGTCGGCGCCGATCGTATTGCAAATGCCATCGCAGCTTATCATCTGTATCCAAATCAAGATCTCATCATTATTGACTTCGGAACAGCCACGACTTTTTGTGCTGTTTCCTCAAGCCGCCAGTACTTCGGGGGAGTCATCCTTGCTGGTCTGAGAATTTCCATGGAGGCAATGGAGAGTCGAACCTCGAAATTGCCGTCCGTTGAGATCCTTCGTCCCGGTGAGGTTCTCGGACGTTCAACGGTGGAGAGCATTCAGTCGGGTCTTTATTTCGGAACCTTAGGCGCAGTCCGAGAAATAGTTGATGGGCTTCAAAGAGAAGCCTTTTCTGGAAGCAAGGCCCAAGTCATCGGAACTGGTGGGCTCTCCAGTCTCTTTGAAGATGAAGATGTTTTCGATTTAACTGTTCCCGATCTTGTGCTCGTGGGACTTCGGTTTGCAATAGATATGAACACATGATCACGATTTTAATAAAAATGATGTTTCAAAAAAATGGGAGAGTGAGGATCTCAATATGACATTGACCATGCTTAAATCTAAGATTCATCGGGCTACCGTGACGGATGCAAACCTTTCGTATGAGGGTTCAATCTCGATTGACTCTCGACTGTGCAAACTGGCGCGTCTCCACCAGTTTGAAAAGGTGGATATTTATAACTGCAACAATGGCGCTCGCTTTTCAACCTACGTCATTTACGGAGGGCCAGGTGAAATTTGCCTCAATGGCGCTGCCGCGAGACACGTTCATAAGGGCGATCTCGTTATTATCGCCTGTTATCTCAATCTGAGTCCTCCTGAAGCCCCATCTCACAAACCCAATCTTGTGTTTGTCGACAAAAAAAATTGTCCTGTAGAAAAACTCGCACCGGAGATCTAGTAAGTATACTTGACCTCGACAAATAACTAGGTTACGGATTTTTTAAATCATTCGATTCACTACGTAAAAAATCTTCATCCTTGAAGGGGTCAGGCCGTGACCATGTAGTGATTTGGAGTTTGCAGATGAGTCATTTATCCAACAAGGAAAGCGAGCTATTCTAGGTGAAGAATGTAAGACGCTCACTCTATGCGACTCTGTAAAATTGCCCGCGGCGGGACCATGCAACGTCTCTCTTTGATGATTTCGTTTTTTCTGATTTCAACCTTTTCAATGGCGAGTGTCGTTGTCATTGAAAATGTTAAACAAAGCTGCTCAGATGTCCTATCCCTACGAGATCCCATGTCCGGATACCCAATGGCCTTCAGGAATTTGCAGAAAATGAACAAGTGGCTCACCTCGAATCTGCTCGAGAAGTATAAATCAGAAGCGCAGTACCAGTTCGATATGAGCGTTACTCCGGAGATGCGGGCGCGCGAAATCTTTAATCATTTAGTTCGATTTCGGCTGACTCTTCTTCCGGCTGGAATCCAATCGCCGTTCTTAGCAACCTTGCATTCATCATCGATAACTTATGAATTTCCATTTGCTGTTTGGGGAGGCAACGGTCATGCCAGCAAAGGCAAATTGACAGTGAACACCCATGGAGCGTTACGGGACAGCGCCTTTGTGTTACATACTTTAATCCACGAAATTGAACATCAAATCCAATTTTTGATGTTTAACTCATTGGACTCTACTCAGTGGTTGTATAGCCAGGGGATTTTTCTCTTTATGAGGAAGATTTTTTTGCGATATCAGCAAGAGCTCGGAGCCATGTACCTGGAGTGGATGTTTTTTCACTTATTACCCAGAAGTGATCTCACCTATTGGCAGGCGAAACTGGATTCAGTAGGTGCTCCAATTTTTCGAGACCGCGATCATCTTCAGAGGAGCCTGAATGGTGCTCAATTGCCATTTGAGGAATATTTAAGTCGCGAGCATAAGGCGGGTCGATATTCTCTGCAGAGTCTGACAAAGGCATTTTGGGCAGATCGTAAGGGCAATAGAGTCCCACTTAATTGAAAGGACTAAAGAAGCTAGAGTCTCATTCTCCGACTGAAAAAGACACAATCACCTGATCGTCCCTGCAAGGGGAAGACCGGCTTGACCAACATGAGAAAGAAGTCTTCTTCCAATTATTGGTTCAATCCACCTTTTTGTTTCAATGAGACTTTCTAGATCTACGTTTGTTCTAACTCCCATTGCATGCATCATATAGACCAGATCTTCGGTCGCCAAATTTCCAGAGGCTCCTTTGGCATATGGACAACCTCCCAAGCCTCCCACGCTCGAATCAAAAGATCGGATCCCCAATTCATAGCTCTTCGCTACATTGGCAAGCGCCGTACCTCGTGTATCGTGAAAATGCATGGCCAGCCGACGAGCCGGGATTTTCTTTAAAATTTTCTTTAATAGAATTTCCACCTGTCGGGGGGATGCCACTCCAATCGTATCTCCAATTGAAACCTCATAAACGCCAAGCTCTAAGAGGGCAGTGGCCAGTTTGACAACGTATCCAGGATCGACATACCCATCGTAAGGGCAACCAAAAGCTGTGCTGAGGTACCCTCTGACTTTTATTTTTCGAGTTTTGGCTTCTTTTATGACCTGTCGAAAACGATCAAAGCTCTCTGCTATGCTGCAGTTGATGTTTTTTTTTGAAAAGCCCTCACTGCAGGCCCCAAATATTGCGATGTCACGCAACTCCGTCTTCACCGCATCCTCCATCCCGCGAAAATTCGGAACGAGGGCCGAAATGCGAACCTTCTTTCCTAATTCACCACTTCTCTGTGACTCGAAAAGTTCTGCGATCAGTTCCCCACTTTCTTGCATCTGAGGCACCCACTTAGAAGAAACGAATGCCCCAACCTCAATTAGATTAAGGCCGGCCTGACCTAATCTCAAGACAAGTTCCTTGCGAACCTTTAAGCTCAAGCGATGAGCCTCATTCTGAAGTCCATCACGAGGACCCACCTCAATGATACGAATTGAATTTGCCATTTTCTATTGTCCCTCGCCGGCTTTTCCCACTGAAATCAGTGTGATTCCGAGGGCCACTTGATCACCAAGTTTACAATTTATTTGATCAATGAGACCCTCCTGTCGAGCTTCCAAAGTGTACTCCATTTTCATCGCTTCCATCATTACGACAGGCTGACCAGAAATCACTTTGTCGCCAACTTTCACTAGGATCTTGATAATCTTGCCTGGCATCGGAGACACCACATCGGAATGAGAAATTGCACCTCTTCCACCGCCTCTTGTTTTCACTGGAGGAGAATATTGATATGTTTCTCCTTCATAGTGATACCATAGTTGCTGGCCCAAGCGCTCGCACCAAACCTCCACCTGCCGACCTTCAATCGACACTGAATAGCGTTTCATCATCTTCTCCCCCACTGATGAGTCCAAGGGCTGATCGTCTTGCCTTCATTATGTTCTCTCCCATTTCCTGAACCCGGAGCCGCCAAGCAAGTAGAGGAATTCACGCCGACTGGAATCTGTCGATATAACTCCGCTGCGATATTCTGTTCAAAGGATGATTTTTCCTTTCGCTTAATTCCGTGGGGGAAATAACAATCAATAAAATCAGTTTTCATGGTCCCATCAATAAATTGGGAATGAGATAAAATCTGAATAAGATAGGGTATATTCGTCTTCACTCCGAAAATAATTGTGTCTTTCAAAGTGCGAATCATCTTTTGAATCGCTCGTCCGCGCGTTTCGTCCCAGACAATCACTTTTGCAATCATTGGATCATAAAAGCTTGTTATTTCATCCCCAGAATCAAACCCGATTTCCAATCTCCGTCCTGGACCATACGGAAAATGATATGACCCCAAACGACCCGTACTCGGAATTCCTGCTTGATAAGGATCCTCAGCATAAATTCGACATTCAATGGCGTGACCGTGTGGAATCGGTAATTTTGGCCATACCAGACTCTGTCCCATCGCTGTAAATATTTGAGCCTTTACCAAATCAACGCCCATTACCAGCTCAGTGACAGGATGCTCCACCTGCAAGCGCGTGTTCATTTCCATGAAATAAATTTCTCCATCCTGGAGAAGAAATTCGATAGTTCCGGCACCCACATATTTTGCTTCCTTAGCAATTTGAATTGACGTCCGAGCTAGCTTTTCGCGAAGTTCTTCTGACAAGGAAGGCGACATTGCCTCTTCAATGATTTTTTGATGCCGCCTTT
This region of Bdellovibrionales bacterium genomic DNA includes:
- a CDS encoding DUF2520 domain-containing protein → MGRVPQDRKDFFSSDANFLLIGSGRLARHLAYFFKHLDIPLSFWSRNNDPDFNTLEPSDGTPQQRLRKLAKAASHIWILTKDGSISEMSELCADSRGILFHCSGSLNLNGVHGAHPLMSFGWNLYPHTTYLKIPVVLDSKTPNLTEIWPGLTNPQIRLKQDQKPLYHALCVASGNFSTLLWQMAKEDFSRLGISWSHLQPYLNQIFLNLSHSPDEALTGPLARSDTLTVEKNIQALNGHDLGDIYSLFWKIYQKRRTKCPYPIL
- the panC gene encoding pantoate--beta-alanine ligase, whose translation is MDIYFKVQHWRDQRNGDRIEGLSLGMVPTMGALHRGHISLIERSLKKNDRTLVSIFVNPTQFDNPDDFAKYPIQLESDIETLRNAGVHYLILPDYGELYPDNFRYQVIENEESQLLCGAHRPGHFNGVLTVVMKLLHLADADRAYFGEKDYQQLQLIKDMVKAFFMNVEVIGCPTLREESGLAMSSRNQRLSATQLKIASQFSQILRSAANPEQATDALLQVGFGVDYVEERWGRRLGAVHLGKVRLIDNVELK
- the coaBC gene encoding bifunctional phosphopantothenoylcysteine decarboxylase/phosphopantothenate--cysteine ligase CoaBC, translating into MLNSNRSQQNILFQITGSVAAFKACSVISALVQKKYQVRVVTTASALKFVGPASLEGLTGRPVVHDTFDRGQMMNHISLARWADAFVLCPATANSINRLAHGLGDDLIGSIFLAQDFRKPYLVFPAMNSRMLEHPVTRESISKLMAMGVRIFPTEKGILACGEFGSGKLMNPELIVEEISRITVNNISNLGSRKLKILVTAGGTSEPIDSVRFIGNRSTGQTGCQIAESLANAGHRIVLLRSRTGASAKSNGDLLSHDFESCADLRRLLIDYLSHDSFDAIIHSAAVSDFAVDTIVDQTGRSCHQNEKISSDVNISINLKQNPKLIREIRHWSANKNILIIGFKLTSTPNIEDRLNSLKKLQQEASPDFVVLNDLSDISEQSHIFSIYEGEKICKRGNSKAELELAISQLLSQTEVYGI
- a CDS encoding type III pantothenate kinase, with amino-acid sequence MIMCLDVGNSQMFGGVFKDQKLLFQFRRNSRGGASSDEYGLFLRSVLRENGIDPNSIERIAICTVVPEVLHSLKNCCLKYFNRSPFVLQAGVKTGLKINYRNPSEVGADRIANAIAAYHLYPNQDLIIIDFGTATTFCAVSSSRQYFGGVILAGLRISMEAMESRTSKLPSVEILRPGEVLGRSTVESIQSGLYFGTLGAVREIVDGLQREAFSGSKAQVIGTGGLSSLFEDEDVFDLTVPDLVLVGLRFAIDMNT
- a CDS encoding aspartate 1-decarboxylase, which codes for MTLTMLKSKIHRATVTDANLSYEGSISIDSRLCKLARLHQFEKVDIYNCNNGARFSTYVIYGGPGEICLNGAAARHVHKGDLVIIACYLNLSPPEAPSHKPNLVFVDKKNCPVEKLAPEI
- a CDS encoding hydroxymethylglutaryl-CoA lyase, which translates into the protein MANSIRIIEVGPRDGLQNEAHRLSLKVRKELVLRLGQAGLNLIEVGAFVSSKWVPQMQESGELIAELFESQRSGELGKKVRISALVPNFRGMEDAVKTELRDIAIFGACSEGFSKKNINCSIAESFDRFRQVIKEAKTRKIKVRGYLSTAFGCPYDGYVDPGYVVKLATALLELGVYEVSIGDTIGVASPRQVEILLKKILKKIPARRLAMHFHDTRGTALANVAKSYELGIRSFDSSVGGLGGCPYAKGASGNLATEDLVYMMHAMGVRTNVDLESLIETKRWIEPIIGRRLLSHVGQAGLPLAGTIR
- a CDS encoding ATP-grasp domain-containing protein; the protein is MSLKIEKIGIANRGEVAVRIIRACQELGIQTVLLHSDVDRETTAFRLADERVCIGPAPTNQSYLNIDTNIQGALSAGVDAIHPGFGFLSENAEFADACLKARICFIGPAPEVIRLFGDKISAKKMVERAGGPVIPGYQGDDQSESRLLSEMEKIGFPVIVKVAGGGGGRGLKVVRHLREAKEAIASSQREGLSSFGSDRIFLEKYLDKAKHIEVQIFGDCSGKVYHLFDRECSIQRRHQKIIEEAMSPSLSEELREKLARTSIQIAKEAKYVGAGTIEFLLQDGEIYFMEMNTRLQVEHPVTELVMGVDLVKAQIFTAMGQSLVWPKLPIPHGHAIECRIYAEDPYQAGIPSTGRLGSYHFPYGPGRRLEIGFDSGDEITSFYDPMIAKVIVWDETRGRAIQKMIRTLKDTIIFGVKTNIPYLIQILSHSQFIDGTMKTDFIDCYFPHGIKRKEKSSFEQNIAAELYRQIPVGVNSSTCLAAPGSGNGREHNEGKTISPWTHQWGRR